One Deltaproteobacteria bacterium genomic region harbors:
- a CDS encoding GIY-YIG nuclease family protein yields the protein MTDWFLYVIRCADGTLYTGVTTDVLRRFAEHASGGPRAAKYLRGRAPLELVFWTEIGPKSTALSLEKRFKALSRARKHALVSDQTAWADFRNTCPAP from the coding sequence ATGACGGACTGGTTTCTGTACGTGATCCGCTGCGCCGACGGCACCCTGTACACAGGCGTGACCACGGACGTGCTCCGGCGTTTCGCCGAGCATGCATCCGGCGGGCCCAGGGCGGCCAAGTACCTGCGTGGCCGGGCGCCCCTGGAACTGGTTTTCTGGACAGAAATCGGCCCCAAATCCACGGCCCTGTCCCTGGAAAAGCGTTTCAAGGCCCTGTCCCGGGCCCGCAAGCACGCTCTCGTCTCGGACCAGACGGCCTGGGCCGATTTCCGAAACACATGCCCCGCGCCATGA
- a CDS encoding glycosyltransferase family 9 protein — MHTLVVNLTRFGDLLQTQPVLSGLKAAGHRTSLVCLDTFQGATALLRDLDAVVPLPGARFLALVDQGWPLAVAALRLWSEQCLRTHPDRILNLTPTLSARLLGQSLGHAGDGFGLDAFGFGQYSSPWAAFLQAASKHRGCSPFNLVDLFQRVAGLSPGSFALKRPDSEALARADALLGADSDLVAFQLGASQDYRRWPVDAFVRVGRVLWREVGLRPVLLGTGAEAHLGEAFGHGADYPFTNLIGRTNIPTLAAVLTRTRLLLTNDTGTMHLAAGLGVPVVAIFLATAQPFDTGPYQVGSISLEPDIPCRPCTFGRQCPHGLACRERIDPEAVGAMIVAFARSGQWTASSELGARVWVAKRDGHGFMDLEDISPGGHGDRSSWIQEQRGIYRQFLDRSAVMGIPAPIWRPSPFKRSLRADLERGLLLLTLVEEQARLLIRGAPESIRKKFLVNCQNFQDFLDASRGLGVLGPMWMYQSQEAARSMEGFVALCGRYGALLTAFQNCLGMDVD, encoded by the coding sequence ATGCATACCTTGGTCGTCAATCTGACCCGCTTCGGGGATTTGCTCCAGACCCAGCCCGTGCTGAGCGGCCTCAAGGCCGCCGGGCACCGGACCAGTTTGGTGTGTCTGGACACTTTCCAGGGCGCCACGGCCCTGCTGCGGGACCTGGACGCGGTCGTTCCCCTGCCTGGAGCCAGGTTTTTGGCCCTGGTCGATCAGGGGTGGCCCCTGGCCGTGGCCGCCCTGCGGCTATGGAGCGAGCAGTGTCTGCGGACCCATCCCGACCGAATTCTGAATTTGACCCCAACGCTTTCGGCCCGACTGCTGGGCCAGTCCCTGGGCCATGCCGGGGATGGCTTTGGCCTCGACGCCTTTGGATTTGGCCAATATTCTTCGCCATGGGCCGCTTTTCTGCAGGCCGCGTCCAAGCACAGAGGGTGCAGCCCGTTCAATCTGGTCGATCTTTTCCAACGCGTGGCCGGCCTGTCGCCTGGTTCTTTTGCCCTGAAGCGTCCGGATTCCGAGGCCTTGGCGCGGGCCGACGCCCTGCTGGGCGCGGATTCGGACTTGGTGGCTTTCCAGCTCGGGGCCAGCCAGGATTATCGGCGTTGGCCCGTCGATGCCTTTGTCCGCGTCGGGCGGGTGCTGTGGCGGGAGGTGGGTTTGCGCCCTGTTTTGCTGGGGACCGGTGCCGAAGCCCATCTTGGGGAGGCCTTCGGCCACGGCGCCGATTACCCGTTCACGAACCTGATCGGCCGGACAAACATCCCGACACTGGCCGCGGTCCTGACCCGGACGCGCCTTCTGCTGACCAACGATACCGGCACCATGCATCTGGCCGCTGGCCTGGGCGTGCCGGTGGTGGCCATATTCTTGGCCACGGCCCAGCCCTTTGACACCGGACCGTACCAGGTCGGGTCCATCAGCCTGGAGCCGGACATACCCTGTCGTCCGTGCACCTTTGGCCGGCAATGTCCCCACGGTCTGGCCTGCCGCGAGCGGATCGATCCGGAGGCGGTCGGAGCCATGATCGTGGCTTTTGCCCGTTCCGGGCAGTGGACCGCGTCCTCGGAGTTGGGCGCGCGCGTTTGGGTCGCCAAGCGCGACGGACACGGGTTCATGGACCTGGAGGATATCTCGCCAGGCGGCCACGGCGATCGTTCGAGCTGGATTCAGGAGCAGCGTGGAATTTATCGTCAGTTTCTTGACAGAAGTGCCGTCATGGGAATCCCGGCCCCCATCTGGCGACCATCTCCCTTCAAGCGGTCGTTACGGGCTGATCTGGAGCGCGGTCTGCTGTTATTGACCTTGGTCGAGGAACAGGCCCGGCTGCTCATCCGGGGGGCGCCGGAGTCGATTCGGAAGAAATTTCTCGTTAATTGCCAAAATTTTCAGGATTTTTTGGACGCGAGTCGCGGGCTTGGGGTTTTGGGTCCGATGTGGATGTACCAATCCCAGGAGGCCGCCCGGTCCATGGAGGGTTTCGTGGCGTTGTGCGGTCGCTATGGCGCGCTTTTGACCGCGTTTCAAAACTGTCTTGGCATGGATGTTGATTAG
- a CDS encoding hemolysin III family protein, which produces MRKEDVITRYTPGEEIANAITHAIATGLSIAALVVLIVAAASSGTAWHIVSFSIFGSTLILLYLASTLYHAIPVARAKRLLKTLDHSAIFLLIAGTYTPFMLGSLRGPTGWTIFGVIWGLAVAGVILKCCCVYRFKRLSLAVYIGMGWLCLLAGRDLVEKLPSTSLVFLALGGAAYSLGVIFYVWKRLPYGHAIWHLFVIAGSVLHFFSVLHTLPA; this is translated from the coding sequence ATGCGCAAGGAAGACGTGATTACTCGGTACACGCCTGGCGAGGAAATCGCCAACGCCATCACCCACGCCATCGCCACGGGGCTGTCCATCGCCGCCCTGGTGGTGCTCATCGTCGCGGCCGCGTCCTCGGGCACGGCCTGGCACATTGTCAGTTTCTCAATTTTTGGCTCGACCCTGATCCTGCTCTACCTGGCGTCCACCCTCTACCACGCCATTCCCGTGGCCAGGGCCAAACGCCTCCTCAAAACCCTGGACCACAGCGCCATTTTTCTGCTCATCGCCGGCACCTACACCCCGTTCATGCTCGGCAGCCTGCGCGGCCCAACTGGTTGGACCATCTTCGGTGTGATCTGGGGATTGGCCGTGGCCGGGGTGATTCTCAAATGCTGCTGCGTGTATCGCTTCAAGCGGTTGTCCCTGGCCGTGTACATCGGCATGGGCTGGCTCTGCCTGTTGGCAGGGCGGGATCTTGTCGAAAAACTGCCGTCCACGAGCCTCGTTTTCCTGGCCCTGGGCGGAGCCGCCTACAGCCTGGGCGTTATCTTCTACGTCTGGAAGCGTCTGCCCTATGGCCACGCCATCTGGCATCTGTTCGTGATCGCCGGCAGCGTCCTGCATTTTTTCTCGGTCCTGCACACCCTGCCGGCCTGA
- a CDS encoding NYN domain-containing protein, whose translation MPEKRKLWLIDAGYMFNARHSVRSGYEFSYLKLRQYLEQDGPIWRAYYLNSTPNPPSDAQDNFHRWLRSGPPFGPKIITKFYSLKQQRADKAYCEECGQKVQLRCQNQTGDVTHRVFNEIQKGVDVAIATLSLINQNNYDTLLLSSGDSDLLDAVEYLSVQGKGIELVVFRDGVSSELQCRADHIHWINDFATEVDNLHRDSNGEGTTP comes from the coding sequence ATGCCCGAAAAACGCAAGCTCTGGCTCATTGATGCCGGATACATGTTCAATGCCCGCCATAGTGTCCGCAGCGGATATGAATTCAGCTACTTAAAGCTTCGCCAGTACCTGGAGCAGGATGGCCCCATCTGGCGGGCCTACTACTTGAACTCAACCCCCAATCCACCCAGCGACGCCCAGGACAATTTCCACCGTTGGTTGCGCAGCGGGCCGCCCTTTGGTCCCAAGATCATCACCAAATTCTACAGCCTCAAGCAGCAACGCGCCGACAAGGCCTATTGCGAGGAATGCGGCCAAAAAGTGCAGCTTCGTTGCCAGAACCAAACCGGAGATGTCACCCACCGCGTTTTCAACGAAATCCAGAAAGGCGTGGACGTGGCCATCGCCACGTTGTCCCTGATCAACCAGAACAATTACGACACGCTGCTTTTATCCTCGGGAGATTCCGATCTGCTTGACGCCGTCGAATATCTCTCGGTCCAGGGCAAGGGCATCGAACTGGTCGTCTTCCGGGACGGCGTGTCTTCGGAATTGCAATGCCGGGCGGATCATATCCACTGGATCAACGACTTCGCGACCGAAGTCGACAACCTCCACCGGGATTCGAACGGAGAAGGCACGACACCCTGA